GAACAATACAAAAAGAACTAGGAGGAAATGGAAATAGAAGTATTGGCCCAAAATCTTCTCTCTCACACTGACAAACAAGAGGTTggtgaaaacttttttttccacagagtGATCACACAATACCTGATTTACCAGTCCTCATTCTGAAAAgcaacctgcacaacactttaaaaaagatgAGCTTGGGATTTTGAATTCATAACCTTGCTAGATGCTtagtaaagacactggatttatagctaattaaaaagaaaaggagtacttgtggcaccttagagactaaccaatttatctgagcataagctttcgtgagctacagctcacttcattgatgcatccgatgaagtgagctgtagctcacgaaagcttatgctcaaataaattggttagtctctaaggtgccacaagtcctccttttctttttgtgaatacagactaacacgactgctactttGAAACGTAGCTAATTAAACAATCTGTAACCCTGtgtaaaacctggatttgtgctggaaatggcccaccttgattatcatacacactgtaaggagagtgatcactttagataagctattaccagcaggagagtggggtggggggagagagaaccttttgtagtgataaacacccattttttcatgtcaCCAAAGCTGGTGGTTTACTccataattagattcaccaaaccagcaacaaaagagcttctgcagtACCAGACTGTCTAGCCAGAAGCCAAATGCCTTTAGGTATTCTAGCTCCTGGCTCTGATCCAGATAAccaagtctaatatagtgagaggttatTGAAAACCCGTTTCACCATATGTGAGGGTCTTTTTaaccccaaaggatcagacacacatccccaggtcaatatgaatttcagatcttacccaaatatcacactgtcagccaatccttagtaactaaagatttattaagaaaaggagagttataaatggttaacagattatatacatacaaatgattgcaaagtccttatatcaggtttgtagcagtgatggaatagactgctggcttggAAGTCACCAGAGAGACTTtacaaaagattggaaggtcctcagtccatagttcaagaTGTTTCTTTTTGTTGTAAATCTATAGTCCAGAGAATTAGAGCAGGAAAGAAGTAAAATGGAGATGTCTCAGGTGTCTTTGTATTCTCTGCCATGTATGTGGAAATTTACTATCCCAAACAAAGGCCACAGCCCCTGTATGTGAAACTTACTGTCCCAAGATAGAGTCCAGGGTCACATAAGTGTATCATATGCTCctacatgttttgctgaatcacagggggTGGTCACTAGCTCCTTGCTGTCTGAAGCATCCTCAAAAAATGCTATCTGAACAGGATGAGTTTCTTCAATGGCCCATTGCAAGAGTGGAGTGTCCCTGATGGGCCCTCAGCACATAGCTGCTTAGCCCTGATGTAAATCTATCTGGCAGAATACAacacatagccaatattcataacttcagatacaaagatgatacatgcttataaacaggataatcatacttggcaaacttttttccattgataccttacatgacattctttgtGCAAGATTTATGGAAATTGTATAACAGTGTTAACAACAGTAAAATAAATAGCCACCTTTCTTATATGCAGCATCATAGATCTGAATCTCAGTGGTGGCACTTCATTCAGTTATGCAAATCAGATAATTGTCACTGAATCTTTGCCTATGTCTTCTTTATAGCATGGACTAAGAATTGCTGAATTTAAGAATCCAGCCATCTACAAGCCATTTCTTATTGGTGTGGCACTGATGTTCTTCCAGCAAGTAACAGGGATTAATGCAATTATGTTTTATGCAGAAACTATCTTTGAAGAAGCTAATTTTAAGGTAAACCTTGTTCACTTCCATCTTTCTAAAATATAACAGATAAATGCAGTTTAGCCGGATGCACCAAACAGAAACCATATATGAATTTTGTGAATCTGTTGGAGTGATTAGAAAAATGTTAAGTCTCTGTACCAGTTCGTGGTTTTGTTTGTATGTAGGCATCGGACTGTCCTTGTTCGGCTGGTTATTTAGTATTAATAGTTTCTTcaagaaaaataatatatattaggCTGCTGGTCAGCAATTTTGCCTCCATTTCCGGGAAATGTAGTATAAGCTGCCAGAAACCCACTGGTATGGTCATAGGTCCACGCAGAATCTCTCTGGCCATGGTTACTGTTgtgtgcttcagaggaagtaaaATTCCTGTGTTAGGTGAAAGCTAAAGTACAGCTATGGAGAGGAATAATTGCTGGCATGGATCTCTAAAGAAAGATCAGGACATTTTACTAGTCATAATTAAATGCTATTTTTAAGTTAATACATCATGCAAAGTGCTTCTGTCTGGTGTCAGTTTTCAGTTTAACCGACAAAGATATGCTCTGTATGTTAGAatcaaactatttaaaaatacagacTTTTTTCCCATCAACTTCTTTCATGCATTCATCCTccactgcctcagttttccttgtGTTTCTTGCATAATCTCCAGGTCATCCACAGGTATGGCAGTGACAGAGTCTTGTGAGAGAATTAACTGCTAATAACAATCTTGTGTTAGTTTTCTGAATGAAATGAATAAAATTGAGCCTTTGTGTATATTAATAAGAGCAGTGGTTGTGAACTGGGCATCTGAAGTTCTATCCCTGACATTCTTGTTACCTGCTTCTGACTTTTCCAAAGTCATGTAATGGAACCATAATGTTATCATCCATGGCTACCTCGGAAATTCTCATCTGCACAGTATGGCCATTCAGAACCTTATGGTAGCAGGATGATATACAGCAGCAGTGGCCAATCTTATTGACCCGCCGAGCTGCATATGACAATCGTCAGACATTCAAGAGCTGGGGTGCGTCTGTCAGTGCTCAGGGCTTCtgtcctgcagggagggggcgcCTCTGGGCTTCAGATGAAGCACCGAGCCCCAGCTGATGCATCCCAATGGGTTGAAGCCCCAAgactcccctccctgctgggtaTGTAGAGAAGGTGGGTGGTCATGCAAGGCTCTGCAAGCCAcagtttaactgtaaaagagaattgcagaattttgtagaatatttaattttgatgcagaaaacccccccccccccggagtaaCTTACCTGGTGAGGCTTAATGCttgaaaagcattttgagatcctcaTATGAAAAGTATGTTAGTTAATACAGAGATCAGACCAAGATATCAATACTGCATACAAATCAGCAATACAAAATATGCTATTTCTTTTCTGCCTGCAGCATTACTGGAAAATCCTAATCACTTACTGAACACCATGACATTGCTTCTAcagatttcttttttctcttactTTCAGGACAGCAGAATGGCCTCTGTTGTTGTGGGTTCCATACAAgtgtttttcacagctgtggCTGCACTTATTATAGATAAAACTGGGCGAAAAGTACTGCTTTCTATTTcaggtaaaaaaaccccaaaacctctatcttaaaatataaaacacatgAAATGAGATGGCTGGTTTGAATCAATGCAAATGGACGAGGGAACGTCTAGACACTAGTCTGTCTTCTCCAAACCATACTTAAGAATCTGTCTCTTTGGAGAATGTGACTGAAGGAGCTAAAGACCTAGGTCCAGACTTCTCCAGTGTCCTGCATCTTTTTGTCTCTGGTTTGTGCCCTTAACTTCCACTGTTTCCTACATTGTAGGAatcctgcttccatgttgccagTTAATAACTGAGAACTTAAGATCCAGAAGCAATACAATGAGTTCTAAACACTTTGTGAGGCCTTTTTATGTAAAGGCTGGGACAATGAAGAAAGTGTCTTTCATCATGCAAAAACTTGCCTGCATTTTAACATTCCAAACTTGGGTCAGATATGCAAAAGCTTAAAGATAGTTTCTGTTGGTAAATGTCCTCTTTTTAAGAACAATGTTTGTAATACCAAAATTATCCTTGCTAGCCTACTGCATGAAGGTTTGTAATTATGCAGTGaactagtttattttaaaacttagCTTGAAACTTCTGTAGACTTAGGCTGGTGATTTAGAAGAACAGTTGTGATCAACTTATACACTGCACTGGAGAGTTATTCTTTCTTTCTGGGCCAGCTCTCATCACTCttgccttcttccctttttaagaTTTAAAAGATAATTATTATAATCTCTCATTTCAGATAATGCAAGGGAGAGATCTTTCCAAAGAAGCAGTTTGCTTTCTTAGTTACATTAAAATACCATTGTCTTCTGAAATTAGTGAACATTTCTTGTTTACTTGTGCCTATTTCACAAGTAGGTTTGGTAGTATCAATTATATCAAGCAGGATTCAAACATGCATATATGTATACAGTATATTTGAATCCTGTAATTGTATGTATATTCACAGTGATTGCTGAGGTGGTTGTAATTCTAGGTACTGGTACtttttgtgtgtggtgtggtgtgtgttttttttttttttttttttttttggtgatctCTGACCTGAGTCAGCCTGTACCAAATAGTTCCAGAGGTAGTTTCTAAGGATGCTATTCTTATACAGTCATTGTGGGCAAAGCACAAATGTGAGGAACTTCCATAAGAggcttgttgttttttttgtatttaatttaccAATTCTGGTCTCTCAGATACAAATCTTTTCCAAGTGGCAATAAATCTGCAGTTGGTTGTTCTTCACTTTTGCAGGGGTCATAATGGCTATCAGCACTGCAGCATTTGGGTTGTACTGTAAAGTGGTCCTTCCAAACCCTAGGAATTCATCACAACCTGACTTACTGACTACACCAAATTTGGTATCTGCAGGAGCAGAAAACAACCTAGCATGGTTGGCTGTAGTGAGCTTGGGGCTGTTCATCACTGGTGAGTGGTCTGCCATTGTAATCAGgggctatgaaaaaaaaaattgtcagcaaCTATAAAAACACTGGAGACAGGACTACTGTATACCTCGGAAGTTCTCAAGTATGGCCTTACAATAGTACTGATCACCTGTGACCTCTGTTGACTCAGCTAAAAGTGTGAGAGCACAACACTTCTTGGGGATCAAGATATAAGACTCTGCTTCTGCAGTCTGTACTTCACTCAGCAGGGACTCCTGCAGGGGCGTAGGATATTGATTAATCAGCCTGGACCACATTCTTAGAAATTGCACTTAAATATGTTTGGGGgctttttggggttttttttatgctATGAATCTGGGTTTTATTAGAAGAAAGTGACCTTTCTAACTAAAATTTTGAAAGAGACACAGTGGCATAAGGGGATCGTTGAGCAGTGTAACGTTTAGAGATTACAGCTGAGCAGCAACTGAACTAGCAAAAAGGCAAAGGTCCTTAAGTTTAGGAAACTAGTTTTCCATTCCCATAGTTATTTTTAACATGCTTTGTGCCTTTGCTTATGCTGCTTGATAGTGATCctacatattatttattattattattattatttttactctgTTTGCAACCGGtaacaagtattttttttttcttcctgcacCAGTCAAAGTGAGGTAACTTTAGTTAGTGCAGGGCAACTGAAGTTAAAAATGCAGATTTAGTTTGAACAAACCTCCACTTCAGAGAGaggaagcaaaaaaacccaaacaaaaaaccctctcaTTTATCTCAGCATGTTATCAGATGCTGGGGTTAATAATTTTGGGGGTGTTGTTGCAACAAGTATGTACCAGGTTTGGAGTGTGCATTTTGTTACTTTCTAAGTGAAATGTTCCCTGTACAGCAGTCTGACAGGACAGTAGATAGAGTATGGGTAGAATTAACACTTATCACAGAACAGGCTTTGGCATTATTCACAACTTGCTTctttaaatgcaaaacaagtTTACTCTTTCACCTTTATTTTCAATTTCAGGTTTTGCCCTTGGTTGGGGTCCCATTCCATGGTTGGTGATGTCTGAAATATTCCCACTTAAAGCTAGAGGGATTTCCAGCGGTGCCTGTGTCTTAACAAACTGGTTTATGGCTTTTTTAATAACCAAGGAATTTCATGATCTTACCGTAAGCACCATGTAACCCCAATTATGAATCTTACCCCTTATGATTGATGGTGAAAGTTGATAAACGATGCTGTTGGCAAATCACTAAGCTATGCTCTTCCCTGGTAATGTGGTATTGCAAGTAGTCCTATGCAGCTTTGTTTTTTctaataattttctttttctttcagggCTTCCTGACTTCCTATGGCACTTTCTGGCTTTTCTCTGTCCTCTGTATCCTAAATGTAATTTTTACTGTCCTGTATGTGCCTGAAACAAAAGGAAGGACTTTGGAACAAATAGAGGCTCACTTTCGAAGAGTACCTGCGACCTGAGGTTCTTTACCTGTAGGAAAGTTTCCTATTAGGTTATTGTTCGTGTTATTGCCTAAATTTTTCCAAGAAAGATCCTCTGGATTAGTAGGCTGCACGTGAATTTGTGATGTGTTTACACTTAGTTTAAATCAACTTTTAATCAATATTGTTAACTTTGGCAAAAATCTGAATTGCACTATATGGAGAACCAAAACATTGTTCTCACATGCTGTACACATTCAGCTTCTTTCAGGTTTACAAAGTAGCAGTTGCTGCTAATTCACTGTGATATGTGAGTTATTCTCTCCATTTCCCAGTCTTGGACCTTCATTTGGGCTGTCCCTGTTTCTCTTTCTAATGTTCCCTTTACCTACTGTAGATTAGTTATGAACAACTGCTTTTAATGGATTAGCTGGTATgctattcattctctctcttatTACATGAGCCAGTCCTGTGTGTTTATGAATTGGAAGGAATCCCTTCttccctggccctgtgctggTGTTCAGCACAGTATGTAGTACAAATGAAACCTGTTTATTGTCTGAACTGCATTAATTTCATATCCTATTTTAGTTCTTCCACTGTCTTCATCTGTGCTTGTATGGGTAGTGGCCTGACTACTGAACAAAAGCCAGGCCCTTGGTGAGTACAACAGTCCTGCAATTAATGCACTAGCCATCAGCCCTCTTCCAGTGTTTTATGCCTGATAACTCGCTGAACACCCTCTAAGAGCCCTAACTTCAGGAAAGGGTTTGAGCACCGCAGGGAAAAATATCATGATATTTAGTTGTAATCTTTTGGGAAAACCagagcattttaaaatttcaaataagTACCTTCAGAGGTGGTAACACTTGACAATGGAAGGTGTGTTGCTTCTGCTCAGTaggtagggggaggggcttcatccctgggaccttCACCCAGGTTACACAGCCCTTCAGCATTTGGTGGGGCTGCACCATCTGGGACcagacaacagttctctctgtcccaggatctcatCCCCCCCAAGGAATGTCTTGCCATTGACCATTACCTTCCTCTCCCACTGGGGATCCTAGGGGCCTGAACCCAAGAGCCTCCACACAgccatataggttggggtcaggagggggagcctgtccaccaccccacccatctggctgatggcatctatggccttgggacccagcaagggagttaGACACCAGGGCTCTTCCGCAGAGTGCCCCTGGTTCACATCGCCAGCCTGCttaaaggcagtgaggtgggcatccacatccccccgctccttaaccaggggcagcaatttataTAGAGGTTCCCTGTGGAATTGGCACCCTGCGGTCTATCCCTACTCACCCCTGCGAGGTCCCCTGTGCCTCTCCGctcgccagttcatgctgctgctgcttctcctgcagctctttcttgggctctcgctgtctctcacagtcctctcggactcagctccaattcCATCAGTCTCCGATTCTCTGacggggaacccgatcgtgaagacccccatcTGGTTGGGGACAGGAGTCTTAGGGAtacctggctaccactccagcggctaccactccagctgctcccagatcctgctgtaGCCCCATTTGGGTCAGAAATCTGTTTCTTAGAGCAGTCATCATCCTCCAGATGCACAATTAGCTGTGCTTTGCTGAACTTTCCAATGCGCAACCCTCTCTTCTTGCACAGGATTACAATGTCCTTAAGGAGACGGTGATAGGCCATCACTTCACTGTTCCCAAGTTGCTGTGGACTctcaggcctgtgtgctctcagctccccatggttttccgggagaacccctagtgtgccagcccttctcaaggtcaccacctctttgccagggtcgtactgcagcctcctctgccctttggaccgctcgctgcaatccccaggggaaccctgttactgcaaaagtccttctctctcccagggccaagccgcaggctcctccgcgctgagactgctcaccgcagtccccagggggaccccattactgcacagtccttttCGCTGGTTACACACTCAGAGGGGTTAAGCATAGCTCCTCCGCCCCCCCGAAACTACTCCTCTCTAAGCCTTAAGCATGCCTGGTCCTCatcaatcccccttcattttactgctccccagtcacttactggaGGAAGCaccgtccacggggtgcagtacatcccacggCTACCACcacttgtcacggagtccccaagtgatgctctggaactgctccctgtgaagccagtcaggactcggggggagcctcctctctgtgagcagactgtcttcagggcaaaaagctcacacggcttccacttTCCTGGGTGTGActtcggagcattcagcatcccctgcccctctgtgcgcttcccacagcgaatccacccaggtggggtcctggggaagccagagggtcctgtactccaactttgcagtcagatgtgactcttagccagccagtaaaacagaggtttattagatgacaggaacatggtctaaaacagatcttgtaggtacagagaaaaggacccctcagccaggtccattttggggggtagtgagccagacaaccatgtctgcacttcactccccatccccagccagcccaaaactGACTTgctctccaccctctccccctctgggctttgtccctttcccaggccaggaggtcacctgattcctttgttttccaaccctttagctatcaccttgcagggaggaaggccccaggccatcagttgccaggagacagagtgttggccatttgtgtacactggccctttgctctgcaacaattacacccccttatcccaccacctagagacttaagaagtgcacaggggaaactgaggcacccctacagtattcagaggaaacattaagaacagtcccacttcaccCACAAACAGTTGTGGTTCACAGTGATGGTCATCTCGTGGAAATATCTCCTTTTTCACTGACTAATTTTCAAAAGAAGGCCAAGAAGAAAATTTCATAGTAGCGTCCATATTCCATAACTACATTTTAAGAAATATATTAACAATTCTCTAATCAGATGTACTTACAAGTAGAATCTCAGTGGGAGTTATTTAACCATTCAAACAGTCTTATAAAAGCCTGAGATAGACAGCCAGATAGAAATGACACTGAAGAGGCCTTTACTCATTGGTAGGACAGATTAGAGTAGCTAGATGGAGGGACACAGAAGTAGCCCTAATGCCACTTTTGCTCCAGATGTAGAGTGACTGTggtataaaatgaaaaaaacttcAACATCTCTGTTAAGTATTAGGCCTATTTTATAAATGGGAAAACTGGAGGCACACAAAGGTTACTGGACTTGTTCATTGTCACACAGTGAATCTGTGTTCAAACCAGGAATAGACCTCAGCCCTCCCTGTCCTGTGCTCAAATGATGCCATCTCTAAAATTtttcagctggagaaaaaaaattgcagtggTCTCAAGGCAGTAGGTTCTGCCTGTATCTTATTCACACCATGGAGATCAGGGGTGGATGGGACTTAATGGGATAGGAGATAATTCAGTATCTTTCTTTGCCTTAAATGAGGTCATCACGCTACTGTCCCAGATCTATACTACCCATGCTTCCCACGTGACTGCTGCACAGAAATGCCTTCAAAGATCAGGTGTGTTGCACCTGTCAGCCTCTGCTTCAAACACACTTATTTAACTTCAccccttcccttttccttttaaaCATACAGTCCCTGTCAGAGCAGAAACCTAGTTTTCCTTCTGAAACCATGAAAGCATTAAAGGCACAGAATGTTCATATACTTAAGTTGCAAACAAATGTTGCATATGCAGGCCCCCTAGTATACATGGGTGGCAAGAAATTTAAGACCATGGGGGGGAACGATGGCTGAATATTGAGTAGGTGGACAGGCCCTATTTCTGATCCAGGCAGATAAGCTGGCCTCATCTCTGTTTAACTATTTCCCAAAAATAAAAGTACGTTTCCCTTtgctatggcaatacaaataatataacaGTTTCACCAGCATGTCATGGCTGTATATAGCTAACAAAAGCCAAAACTAGTGCTACTATCTACAAATTTCACCTTTATAAGACTATTAGAAATATTAACTTTTGAGTGAAGAGTTGCTATTACATGAGCTATTAGGGCCCcattggcactgtacaaactgaGGTAGACATAGTCCCTTCCCCATAGTTCAGGATTCCACCTAGAGGAAGTATTCAGGTTGTTACATAGTGTTAAGCACACATTGCAGCATTATTCTAGAGTCAGtctaataaataaaatgtatgcaCCAATTTTCTCCTTCAAGCACTTTTcgtaattttaaaaacacatattAACCCAGCGCAATAAATCCATTTTAAACAGGTCTTAAAAACACAGCGCTTGGAGAACTTCCAACCCAACCCACATCTAGGAGCTCAAAGGCGCCATAATGGGCAATGTTTCTGTACCTGCACCTGGAAAAGCATGGGAGAACAGGCATGTATTTTCAGTGAATAACTTAATTAAAAGGTAAAGGACCCAGTTCTCCTTTCATTAACACCagtgtaactctactgacttaAAGGGCATTACACTGGTACAAATTAGGCGTAACTGAGAGGAGGGTCAGGCTGAAAAGGCCGGCTAAATCATTCCTGAAAACAAGAGAAAATGTTGGCTGAGTGAGAATAGAGTGAGAGTTGTACACATGTAGTGGGAGGCTAGGAATGCTCAGTGTGTGACTGAAGTAAAAATCAGTGAGTTGTCGACTTGACAGGGAAGTAAGACTGGATTGGAAATTCTTTACCAGTACAGCCAATTACTGGGTGGGCCAGAAAGTTGGTTTCTGCTAGTAACAGAAGGGGAACGCATCCATGTCACAAGGGGATCAAATCCATCAGCAATCCAGACAACTACAGCTCTCTGCCCCAAACTGTACATTAGCAGATTCAGTAAAATGTGCAAAACGAAGCAAATTTACCAAATATAGTATTTGTGGCCACAAACTAGAAATGAAAACAGAACTTGACTGCAGTGCAAAATATGAATGAGTTTACTCAgactatcacacacacacacacaaaggggggGTGGGAACCCTCTTCCATGAGTCTGGGAATGAGGGGTGCCAAAGCAGAGACATCTTCCTGTGCAGAACCCTGCCCGTGAATAGGCTTGGGAGAACAAAGAATATGACTTTAGAAGCCCTTCAATGCAGGAAGGGCTtttgttcaaaccctgctgatacATGTCTTCTCCTCTGAAGTGACAACAACATCTCTTAAGGAAGAAAAAATCTTAGAAACACTTAGGGAAAACAGTGACCCAAAGCTGCCCCTTATGAGAATACCACCACTCCTTCCAGACTACAGACGAGTGAACAACATGATCAGAACGTGGAGAAACTACTAcctttggaaaggaaaaaaaagcactGTCCAGTGCTTCATTGGTCTAATAATTCATTAGTAAAATCAAACAACAGGCTCATGTCAAatttcataaatatttattaCATCTCAATGAACAAAAAAGTACCTGCTGCTCATCCACAACAATGGCCTATTGCACTTAGAACAGCTTTAGTTATTATAGTAATGATTCCCTTTCTTTACAGGCTACATTCAAAACACAGTACATATACATTACTTGAGATTAAAAACAGAGGCAATACAATAGATTTTAAGACACTTGGTGGTAGTTAAATTTTTAGATCACAAAGGTTCAGCAACAGTCTAAAATCATTGAGGTACATAACCCACTGCTAACATTCAAgcacttcaacaaaacaaaatcaggGTTGACACAAACTGCTTTGTACAAACCTCAGAATCCTAACATCTTCCATTCAACTAGCTAAATACTTAAACAAGAGGCAGTAAAATAAATGTGCAAAGAtattcctgttttcttttttcctcaaggCTCGTAGTATTGTTATGAATTCACATTTACACAGATAAACAAAGGCTGCTCTTGGTCATTTGAATGTCACTAGTAGGACTAGGGCAAAGCAGACATGCATTATACAGGCTGGCAGAAGTGCAGTGTTGTACTGTCACAATACTAAAAATACATTTAGTAA
The DNA window shown above is from Lepidochelys kempii isolate rLepKem1 chromosome 16, rLepKem1.hap2, whole genome shotgun sequence and carries:
- the SLC2A8 gene encoding solute carrier family 2, facilitated glucose transporter member 8 isoform X3, whose protein sequence is MATEESQPLLHSREPSEQWLLPAESYPVLDAYLSKVQNRKLYLATFAAVLGPLSFGFVLGYSSPAIPALKKISDPKLRLDTNEASWFGVYISEISHSKIRGTLGSCVQLTVVTGILGAYVAGMVLGWRWLAVLCSFPPCLMLVFMSFMPETPRFLLNQKKHSEAMAALQFLRGSKVDHEWECRQIETSAEEQHGLRIAEFKNPAIYKPFLIGVALMFFQQVTGINAIMFYAETIFEEANFKDSRMASVVVGSIQVFFTAVAALIIDKTGRKVLLSISGVIMAISTAAFGLYCKVVLPNPRNSSQPDLLTTPNLVSAGAENNLAWLAVVSLGLFITGFALGWGPIPWLVMSEIFPLKARGISSGACVLTNWFMAFLITKEFHDLTGFLTSYGTFWLFSVLCILNVIFTVLYVPETKGRTLEQIEAHFRRVPAT